CTTCCTCAGTGCCATCGTCTACACGTGGTGCGTGTTTGGAGGTTCTTTCTGTGGTGCCAACTCCATTGACCACTTCTTCTGCGACGAAGTTCCTGTGCTAAAGCTCCTGTGCTCTGACACCCACAGCAACGAGATGGTCATCTTTGCCTTCATCACCATCAATGTCGTGGGCGCTAGCATGATCATTCTGCTCTCCTACATCTCTGTCCTCTGTACCGTGCAGAGGatgtgctcagcacagagcagggccagagccTTCCACACCTGCACCTCCCATTTGATGGCTGTTGCCTTGTTCTTCGGGACAGCATTCTTCATGTACCTACAACCTCCATCTAGCCACAGGAGCCTGGATAAAGTGGCCTCCATCATCTACACAATGGTCACCCCCATGCTTAACCCATTCATCTACAGCCTCAGGAACAAGGAGGTGAAGGGGGCTCTGATCAAGTGCACGAGTAGGTTCTTCAGCTGCTGGCAACATAGAAGAGTTCTGTCATT
The Lathamus discolor isolate bLatDis1 chromosome 6, bLatDis1.hap1, whole genome shotgun sequence DNA segment above includes these coding regions:
- the LOC136016824 gene encoding olfactory receptor 5AP2-like, which gives rise to MGGNHTQIEFILLGLTDSPGAQTPLFVLFLLIYIVTLVGNIGIITLVWVSPSLHTPMYFFLTHFAFVDICYSTVISPRMLADLLSEDKTISFTACMMQFFTLAFFSTIECHLLAMMAYDRHTAICQPLLYVTIISSHICWQLVASSYLFAFLSAIVYTWCVFGGSFCGANSIDHFFCDEVPVLKLLCSDTHSNEMVIFAFITINVVGASMIILLSYISVLCTVQRMCSAQSRARAFHTCTSHLMAVALFFGTAFFMYLQPPSSHRSLDKVASIIYTMVTPMLNPFIYSLRNKEVKGALIKCTSRFFSCWQHRRVLSFGT